One Scomber scombrus chromosome 1, fScoSco1.1, whole genome shotgun sequence DNA segment encodes these proteins:
- the cebpa gene encoding CCAAT/enhancer-binding protein alpha, whose protein sequence is MPGFRFSMELSNLYEAPRPLLSSLPHGQQPSSGYRDPAELGGDIGDNETSIDLSAYIDPSAFNDDFLADLFHHSSRQDKLKMMSGDYDPVQVGPGPPVQCGPGPPVQCGPGPQQHYMSNYMESKLEPMYDHNPPRIRPVAIKQEPRDDEDLSPAMPPTYHHPQQYSQHPPQQQMPHLQYQIAHCAQTTMHLQPGHPTPPPTPVPSPHQHHHSHQGGMKLLEHRGGGKSKKHVDKSSPEYRLRRERNNVAVRKSRDKAKMRNMETQQKVVELSNDNDRLRRRVEHLTRELDTLRGIFRQLPDGSFKPMGS, encoded by the coding sequence ATGCCCGGGTTTAGATTCTCCATGGAGCTGTCTAACCTGTACGAGGCTCCCCGGCCCCTGCTGAGCAGCCTCCCCCACGGCCAGCAGCCCTCCTCCGGCTACAGAGACCCGGCAGAGCTCGGTGGAGACATCGGAGACAACGAGACTTCCATCGACCTGAGCGCGTACATCGACCCGTCGGCCTTTAACGACGACTTCCTGGCCGACCTGTTCCACCACAGCTCCAGACAGGACAAGCTGAAGATGATGAGCGGGGACTACGACCCGGTGCAGGTCGGCCCGGGACCCCCGGTGCAGTGTGGCCCGGGACCCCCGGTGCAGTGCGGCCCGGGGCCCCAGCAGCACTACATGTCCAACTACATGGAGTCCAAGCTGGAGCCGATGTACGACCACAACCCGCCGCGGATCCGACCTGTTGCCATCAAGCAGGAGCCCCGGGACGACGAGGACCTGAGCCCGGCCATGCCCCCCACCTACCACCACCCGCAGCAGTACAGCCAGCACCCCCCCCAGCAGCAGATGCCCCACCTGCAATACCAGATCGCTCACTGCGCTCAGACCACCATGCACCTCCAGCCGGGCCACCCgaccccccctcccaccccggTGCCGAGCCCGCACCAGCACCACCACTCGCACCAGGGCGGGATGAAGCTGCTGGAGCACCGAGGGGGGGGCAAATCCAAAAAACACGTCGATAAGAGCAGCCCGGAGTATCGGCTCCGGCGCGAGCGCAACAACGTGGCCGTGCGTAAGAGCAGGGACAAGGCCAAGATGCGCAACATGGAGACGCAGCAGAAGGTGGTGGAGCTCAGCAACGACAACGACAGACTGAGGAGGAGAGTGGAGCACCTGACCCGAGAGCTGGACACGTTACGAGGCATCTTCAGACAGCTGCCGGACGGATCCTTCAAACCGATGGGCAGCTGA